The Sorghum bicolor cultivar BTx623 chromosome 6, Sorghum_bicolor_NCBIv3, whole genome shotgun sequence genome contains the following window.
TCCAGCAGGAAATAAGCAGTACCGTATCTATAACGATGAATATATATAGGAATAGATTGGGTGTTTGGGCATGGGATATGTGTAGATATGCAAACAAACCTGTTGATCCTGGTCGGCACGTTCTCCGAGGACATGATCACCACAGGGATCTCCTTGAGCCTGGACGACTCCTGCAATGCATCCACGAATCTCATTATGCAGTCACACGAGTCCAGTGATTTGGCATCTGTATACTAGTGCTACACCAAGGCTGGAAGGAAGGTGAATGGTTTGTGTACCTTGACTTTCTTGAGGAGCTCGTATCCTGTCATCTCCGGCATCCAGTAGTCGGTGATGATCATGCTCACGTTGGGCTCCTGAAACCAAACGACACATAACATGAGTAATTGAGTACATTACATCAAACCAAACACACACAGACAGAATGAACAGAAAGACTAGTAAAAAAAGAAACGTACGGTGCCCAGCAGCTCCAGCGCCCTCTTCCCGCTGTCGACGGCGGtcactgcatgcatgcagagAAGGAACGGAACGCGAATTTGGTTGAGGATAACAACAGCCAGCCAGCAGCTAATAGCCAAGCCACGGCATAGAGAGAAGGCACGATTTGCTCACCGCGGAAATGTGAGCTCCTGAGGATGCCGGCGATGACGGCGCGGTCGACGGAGCTGTCGTCCACCGCGAGGACGTGCGGCGCGCTCCCCTCGCCTCCGAGACTACCCGTGCGGCTCGCCATCGGCGTGTGGATGTCGTCGCTCCCCCGGCCCTCTGATCTGGTGCTGCGTTAGTTGTTGCTAGCTACGGAACGATAGAGTGGGCGGAGCTACGACGAACGCTGAACCTACCTAGTACCGGGACCTCAAATGGATCTCTGTGACGCGGTGCGGGGCGTGGGGTTATATATATAGAGGAGGGAGgccaggtggagtggtagaTCACTCGTCACGCCCTCTGAGACGCGGGACGGTTGggaggcgggcgggcgggcgggctacGGGGGGGCTATGCATGGCGAGAGACGGAGAGCAGCGGCGGTGCGGCGACCGAGAGATACCGCGCGCGGCAGCaggggagggaggaggaggagtagcCGAGTAGGCAGGCAGGTTGGCTAGTGAATCTGGTGGATACGCAGCCCGCGCCGCGGCGCGGATCGGATACGGCCGGATCCCAGATTGTCCATATGCAATCCCAGGGGGCCAGCCAGAGCCGGGCCGGCGGCGTCCGGTACAGTGGATCCGGGGGACATGCATGAGCATGACATCCGTCACCGCCGGCCGAGCCATGCAAAAGCTGGCGCGACGCATGCACTAGGCACAGTATTATCGCATGCAAAATCTCTGACGCGATTGCGAAGCGGCCACCCCGAAACGAAGAGATCTTTTGTCGCTGGCTCGCCGCTGCCATGCCTCAGCGACTCAAGCGTCGCCACGCCCCGGCACCGTATCTTCAATGCGTTCCATCGCGCGCGGCAGTAGATCGATCACTGTGCGCCTGCCCCGTACACATAGTATAGGGGGCGTCACGTGAGGATACGTTGTACACACATGCCGTGATGCATGTATTGATGACTAGTACGTTAACTTCGCACAATCTCGGTAATCACGGTACTTGCTGTACGCTAGAATTACTACACTTTTAGAGGTACTCCTACTTACGTACGTAGTATTTATGCAGTGCATCTCGAGACACAATCTCGGTAATATCTTTTTTTGCGTCCTCCTGTCATTAACATTGGAGTGTACTACTCCGCAGCCGCTGTATATTTTCGTTCCAAACCGAGATGATACGGTACTGTGGGAGGTCCATTGTACAGCAGTGACGTACTTGATTGGATAATGGTGGATACTACTGCGTACGTGCGTGCATGCAGCTAGCTAGCATCAAGTCTCCACTAAATAAGACTAAGTACAACATTAACCGCACGAACACTTACCTTTACGCGCAGATGCAAGTACAGCTACAGCCGCTGACGGTACGGTACTTCCTCCAAACTTGTTTCCACACACGTTAATGAAGAGAACTCGTTCACTCAGTCGTACATTGATAGGCAAATCGTGATCTATCGTCACACGTTCCTAAGGAACTCAGTCAATTAAACCAACGAGATAAGCAGTGGTGACCACAAATGCAAATAGTCCACGGGAGCAAGGATAAcacactaggccttgtttagttcccaaaaaattttgcaaaacttttcagattccccgtcacatcgaatctttagacgtatgcatggagaattaaatatagatgaaaataaaaactaattacacagtttggtcggaattgacgagtaGGTGGGtcatggcctggggattttgggcCTCGGAAGGCTTTCTTCAGACTCGTTCTTTTgcgtcggggtcgggcgagacgtaATCTGACGCCTGACAGAGACCTCCATGCGACGCTTGGTCAGGGGGGTCGGGCACCGCGTCCcttggaaggaaccgccctgtcataacttttcagggcgctccttttgaggcgcggcgcgtggggactcgaaacggctGTGCCGTCTCGCCCCTGTTTGGACGGGACGTTTCGCCTGCGAATTTAATGCGTgcgtgcggcgggcgcgggaatcggagggagttggcgcttcgagtttttcacctgagtgggcgacggttgctctctttctctctctctctctcttggccTTCCTCGCAGGGGCGTGGTCGTGGCTCGCccccttctataaaagcggctATTGGGGGCTTGATTTCTTTCCTCTCGCTCCTGCGCCACCAAGCCTTTGCCTCCTACTCTTCCTTGCGCCGCCGTGAGTGACGCTCTGCTCGATCACGCTGCCATCTATATGCAtgccatggccttgtttaggccttgtttaggccttgtttagttcacctcaaaaagcaaaaagttttcaagattccccgtcacatcgaatcttacggcacatgcatgaagcattaaatataaatgaaaacaaaaactatttacacagtttaactggaaatcgcgagacgaatcttttgattctagttagtccataattggataatatttgtcacaaacaaacgaaattgctacggtaccgaaatccgaaatcttttcggaactaaacaaggccttagttcgcaaaaattttcaagatttctcgtcacatcgaatctttgatcgcatgcatgaaacattaaatatagatgaaaataaaaactaattgcacagtttatctgtaatttgtgagatgaatcttttgagcctagttactccgtaattggacaatgcttatcaaataaaaacgaaagtactacagtagccaaaaaccaaagtttttgcgaactaaacaaggccttaattccaaaatttttgcaaaatatgaatagtagcactttcgtttgtatttgacaaatattgtctaattatagactaactaggctcaaaagattcgtctcgtcaattccgactaaactgtgtaattagtttttattttaatctatatttaatactccatgcatacgtctaaagatttgatgtgatggagaatctgaaaagttttgcaaaatttttagaaaataaacaaggcccatgTTCGGATGCGCTGCAGGCTGCGGTGCCTCTTCACAGCGCCACTGTCACTGTAGCAACATACTTTCCCGCCCGTACGTCCGGGACCGGGGCAGGCTCCAGGCTGCACGCCATTGACCTTGTTGCACCGATTTGGGAGACCCATTTATGGTTTGCTACCGCGCTGCGCTGTTGCCTGTTGCGCAGCGGAGTCACAAGTACTGTGAGCTCTGCAGCGCCTGGCTCTGCTGGCATGGGCGGATCTTGGAGCCGGCCGAGTTCCGAGGGAAATCTTCCGTGCCCTGCATCGCTCTCGCTTACATGACATCATGGCGTGTGAGCTTCGATTGACTGCTTTCTATGGATGCGGAAGCAGTGACAGCTCCGTCTCAAAATAAACCGTAGTATTATGCTGCCCTTGTTTagtaattttttgcaaaataacaaGATAGTACTTtcttttgtatttaacaaatattgtctaattataaattaattagaccaaaaagattcgtctcgtaaattacagacaaacaatgtaattaattattttttaatatatatttaatgctttatgcatgtgccgcaagattcgatgtgaagagaaatctaaaaaaatttgtaatttttttgaaactaaataaAGCCTAGATTATCTTATTGTTTCAAAAAAATGTTGTCTTTGTTTTAAATCAAACTAATTTAAATTcgataaattttataaaattgttAATACTTATGAGACTAAATTAACATCGCTAGATATTTATGAGAGCACTACCAAACACTCTAGAACAAGAAGCTGTAAAAGTAGTGCTGGaaaagttaggccttgtttagttcaccccaaaatccaaaaagttttcaagatttcccgtcacatcgaatcttgtggcacatgcatgaagcattaaatataaatgaaaacaaaaactaattacacagttcgtCTGTAAATcaagagatgaatcttttgattctagttagttcacgattggacaatatttgtcaaataaaaacaaaagtgttacggtagcgaaatccgaaattttttcgaaactaaacaaggccttagttccaagATTACAGTAGAGGCATGTTTGAAATGCATGAATTTCACGGGAATGTGGCGTAggaatttttttaatttcatataAAAATGTATGAACACGAAAAAAATTCTCTTGTTCCAAACATGCAGTCGTGGGTTCGCTTGGTGATGGACCTTGAAAAAACTAACatattcgcttgagcttattgtTTTTTCCTCACAATAAATtagtaaataatattttcagccaagcgaacaTGACAAGTTGAGAGcggtttaggctttgtttagttcacccaaaaaccaaaaacttttcaagatttcccgtcacatcataaaaataaaaactaattgcacagtttacctgtaaaccgcgagatgaatcttttaagcctagtcactttatgattggacaatgtttgtcaaataaaaacgaaattgatatagttccaaaaacaaaaaaaattggaactaaacaaggccttagttcctacATCGTGAACAACGGCTCTTGAATGTCTCTCATCTCCTTCGATCATCCCTGTTCGAGTGTGATATCGATTTTCTCACAGTTGTCTATTCCCACAGGTCACAGTTCGATTTGTGGAGCTGCTGCTCTGTCCTAGAGGTGAGGTGAGAGGATATGATGTCAGCGACGCCTGTGCATGGTTTGAGAGATTCGTTGCCGGGCAAAAGATTTTGACTCTGGTCAAAGATTCATTGGAGCGATTCAGCGGGCCACTAGGGCAGGCGGCCAGCGCTCATCAGGGTAAAACAATAAAAACATTGGCCATACCATAAAAGAACAAAAGAAAGGAAGAACGATGCTAGGTCTACACGTGCAGCGGCCAGCGGGGATCATaggttcaggccttgtttagtcacccaaaaagcaaaaagttttcaagatttcccgttacatcgaatcttgcggcacatgcatgaagcattaaatatagaggaaagcaaaaactaattacacagtttagctggaaattgcgagacgaatctttcgatcctagttagtccataattagataatatttgttacaaacaaacgaaagtgctacggtaccgaaatccaaaatcatttcggaactaaacaaggcctcactggTTTTCTAGTTCTAGGTagtactaggccttgtttactttcacacAAAacctcaaaatttttcaaaattttttatcacatcgaatctttagatgcatatatggagtattaaatatagacgaaaataaaactaattacatagtttggtcgaaatttatgagacgaatcttttaagcctagttagtccatggttcgacaataattaccacaaacaaacgaaagtgctacagtgtcgtgaaATTTTTTCCTTTGGACTAAACACGGCTTTACTATGAGCATCTTCAAGATTGTACTGGGTTATTTTGAAATCTGATTAACCCAAATAGCTAGCCTAAGGCTATATCTTTTTTGTCAAAAGGATGAAAGGCGCTTTgccattttataaaatatacgATCACTCATTTTCCACCTTTAAATATATCCAAATAGAGATATAGAGGCTCGATTCTATCTTCTACTCCATCCGTATCAAATTGTAATCCGTTTTAGTATTTTCTGATTCAAACTTGTCTAATTTTGATCAAGCTTATGAAATGAAAAGAATATAGTATAGTATTAAATAGATTTTGATCAAGCTTGTGAAATGAAAAGAACGATGAAtcctatatatttaatgctgtaGACCAGACTACCGGCGGAATACGTGGAATCCCTCCTCACCTTTGGTCGTGCAAACTGTTCACCAGACTATAATCTAGTGAATGATCAATTAATATTTCCGCAACTTTTCTTTTTCTGATTTATTACAACTTTCTATTTTTTTGAAAGTAACAGATTTATATTTTGTACGtattgctctttccattctaaaATAAGTATCGTTCTCACTCTAGAGGAGTCAAATGATTtgaactttgactaaatatatatatataaacaattaatatttatagtatatgATTAATTAGAATCATCGGAtgaatctatttttataataaactgaTTTAGAAATATAAAAGTAACTCATATTTTCTACAAGTCCAATAGTAATATTTTACAAGATATGACTTATTACCATTACTTCTAATCgatcataatatttttaatataatttTTACATTAGTTTATAGACATCTTATGATGACAACTTATGTATGCAACATTTAAAACTCAACTTTTGTTTATTGTTATCACGGACAAGCCTATCCATAACAATTGCGACTTTACAaaataaaactttatggataactcataCGCATAAGTTTTTACTGTTTAgcgtctttcaaaaaaaaagttataCACGACTTATCTAGCACAATTTTCTAGACAAATTTCTCAATGTAAAAAAAAACTTGTTCATAGTATATAGAAAATATTGGGTCGATTaacataaaaaacaaaaaataaaataagggACAAAATGAAAGGAGAAAATGAAGTAAGAAAATAAAATGCAAAGGATACACGGAAGAAATAAAAGAAGAAGTGAGAAAATTGCATGGACGTCTTTCCATGATCACTACTACGAACGAATCATCGCAAGTGAGAGAAATGGAGAAATTGAAGAAATTACCAAGCTACAGGAGAAACGGTAAATATAGACACGAAGATGATACTGCCATCTAGGTGGATTGCCGCATATGAAAATTAAGCAAGAGGAAGAAATGCCTATTTCTTTGGTAACAGAAAAATCGTTCGCTCTCAACGAACGTCTCCTGAAATTGGACTAGACCATGGTTTAACCAATCTCCTATTACaactaaaaaaacaaaagtaaGACCACCAGATGGTGCGACTTTTT
Protein-coding sequences here:
- the LOC8056021 gene encoding two-component response regulator ORR5; translation: MASRTGSLGGEGSAPHVLAVDDSSVDRAVIAGILRSSHFRVTAVDSGKRALELLGTEPNVSMIITDYWMPEMTGYELLKKVKESSRLKEIPVVIMSSENVPTRINRCLEEGAEDFLLKPVRPADVSRLCSRVLR